From Kangiella sp. TOML190, one genomic window encodes:
- the murI gene encoding glutamate racemase encodes MSERPIGIFDSGVGGLSILKAVQKQLPNENLLYFADSKYAPYGNLDQTLLKQRCLFIADFFAKNNAKAMVIACNTATALMAEWLRAEYDIPIIAIEPAIKPAAALTNTGKIGVFATEHTLNSERYLLLKQRFAKDITVYESACHGFVEQVEQGALDAPETLALVGRYLNPMLENGIDTLVLGCTHYPFLSPSITTVAGDAPLTIVDNAEAVSIQLNKVIAEKQLLNLASGDNSSSNNSGFYNSGDTVTSSAVMSKLLGKPLNFLHHNNSAQKPYAIDAPDREN; translated from the coding sequence ATGTCCGAGCGCCCAATTGGTATTTTTGATTCCGGAGTTGGCGGCCTTTCTATTTTAAAGGCGGTGCAAAAACAGCTGCCGAATGAAAACTTGCTCTATTTCGCTGATTCGAAATACGCACCTTATGGCAACTTGGATCAAACTTTGTTAAAACAGCGCTGTTTGTTTATCGCTGATTTTTTTGCCAAAAACAATGCCAAAGCCATGGTGATTGCCTGCAATACCGCAACCGCGCTTATGGCCGAATGGTTAAGGGCTGAATACGATATTCCAATTATTGCCATCGAGCCCGCCATTAAACCGGCAGCGGCTTTAACCAACACGGGGAAAATTGGCGTTTTCGCCACCGAACATACCCTTAATAGCGAGCGCTACCTGTTATTAAAACAGCGCTTCGCCAAAGATATCACAGTCTATGAATCGGCATGCCATGGGTTTGTTGAACAGGTCGAACAAGGCGCATTGGATGCGCCTGAAACCTTAGCGTTAGTTGGGCGCTATTTAAACCCCATGTTAGAAAATGGTATTGATACTCTAGTGCTTGGCTGTACCCACTATCCGTTTTTAAGTCCTAGCATTACAACCGTCGCTGGCGATGCCCCATTAACCATTGTAGATAACGCTGAGGCGGTTTCTATACAATTGAACAAGGTGATTGCAGAAAAGCAGCTACTGAACCTCGCATCTGGCGATAACTCATCAAGCAACAACTCCGGCTTCTACAATAGCGGCGATACCGTAACCAGTTCAGCGGTTATGAGCAAATTACTGGGCAAGCCGCTTAACTTCTTGCATCATAATAACTCTGCTCAGAAACCTTATGCCATTGACGCGCCTGATCGCGAAAACTGA
- a CDS encoding TRAP transporter substrate-binding protein, translating to MKRRKFIGGLGATAVGLSACSKPNKPPEKNQSASASGNSFSGKVIEWTMVTTWPKNFAGLGEGAEYLAQLINQMSGGRMRVKVYGAGELVPALQVFESVAIGAAQMGHGAAYYWRGKLAMAPFFASVPFGLNAQEMNGWLLHGGGLELWQELYDPVGLMPEPAGNTGVQMAGWFNKEIHSMQDVQGLKMRIPGLGGEVWKRAGGIPVLMPGSEVFTSLETGVIDAAEWVGPYNDLAFGLFKAAKYYYYPGWHEPGTTLEALINKDAYQALPEDLQQVVTQACRAANADMLADFTARNNQALQTLVEKHGVVLKELPQEVLTELAKISDEMLTEQASSDLDRRILESFISFRDQARQWHKVSEQSYYDARS from the coding sequence ATGAAACGTAGAAAATTTATTGGCGGCTTGGGTGCGACGGCGGTGGGACTTAGCGCTTGTAGCAAACCGAATAAACCGCCAGAGAAAAACCAATCCGCATCCGCTAGTGGCAATAGCTTTAGCGGTAAGGTGATTGAGTGGACCATGGTCACGACTTGGCCGAAAAACTTTGCTGGATTGGGTGAAGGAGCGGAATATTTAGCACAACTGATTAATCAGATGAGCGGCGGCCGGATGCGAGTGAAGGTTTATGGCGCTGGCGAATTAGTGCCGGCCTTGCAAGTGTTTGAGTCGGTGGCGATCGGCGCTGCGCAAATGGGTCATGGAGCAGCTTATTATTGGCGCGGTAAATTAGCGATGGCGCCGTTTTTTGCCTCGGTTCCTTTTGGCCTGAATGCACAAGAAATGAACGGCTGGTTGTTGCACGGTGGCGGCTTGGAGCTTTGGCAGGAGCTGTATGATCCGGTGGGTTTAATGCCTGAACCCGCAGGCAACACTGGGGTGCAGATGGCGGGTTGGTTTAATAAAGAAATCCACTCCATGCAGGATGTGCAAGGGCTTAAAATGCGTATTCCAGGGCTTGGCGGCGAAGTCTGGAAACGGGCTGGCGGTATTCCAGTGCTGATGCCTGGCTCGGAAGTTTTTACCTCGCTGGAAACTGGGGTGATTGATGCTGCTGAATGGGTCGGCCCTTATAACGATTTGGCTTTTGGTTTGTTTAAAGCGGCTAAATATTATTATTATCCTGGCTGGCACGAGCCTGGCACTACGCTAGAAGCCTTGATCAATAAAGATGCTTATCAAGCTTTGCCAGAAGATCTGCAGCAAGTGGTCACTCAAGCTTGCCGCGCGGCTAATGCGGATATGTTGGCGGATTTTACCGCGCGTAATAACCAAGCCTTGCAAACCTTAGTGGAAAAACATGGAGTCGTGCTAAAAGAGTTACCGCAAGAGGTGTTAACGGAGCTGGCTAAAATTTCTGATGAGATGTTAACCGAACAAGCAAGCAGCGATCTGGATCGACGGATACTGGAGTCTTTTATCAGTTTTCGCGATCAGGCGCGTCAATGGCATAAGGTTTCTGAGCAGAGTTATTATGATGCAAGAAGTTAA
- a CDS encoding 2OG-Fe(II) oxygenase, whose amino-acid sequence MSSFINIYENALSPEFCQRCIDKFEQSPNKRQGETGHGVDKIKKNSIDITITNFADEWQDEMTHLQNIVLQGLIQYVRQHPFMLAGAISLTYQNQDGEMEPLSYVDVEKMDDASLANFLRAVYRLGSVNLQKYEKGKGGYFHWHSEHYPHPQDPHQDSLHRTLLWMFYLNDVEEGGETEFYFQKIRSKPKQGSLLIAPAGFTHTHRGQKPISDDKYIFTSWVLYQRAQDMYQQAPQG is encoded by the coding sequence ATGTCCAGTTTTATTAATATCTATGAAAACGCGCTTAGCCCTGAGTTTTGTCAGCGCTGTATTGATAAATTCGAGCAAAGCCCAAACAAACGCCAAGGAGAAACTGGTCATGGGGTGGATAAAATTAAAAAGAACAGTATCGATATTACCATCACTAATTTTGCAGATGAATGGCAAGACGAAATGACCCATCTGCAAAATATTGTCTTACAAGGTCTGATTCAATACGTTCGCCAACACCCCTTTATGCTTGCCGGTGCGATTTCCCTCACCTATCAAAACCAAGATGGTGAAATGGAGCCATTATCCTACGTTGATGTGGAAAAGATGGACGACGCTTCGCTGGCGAATTTTTTACGCGCGGTGTATCGCCTTGGCTCAGTTAATTTACAAAAGTATGAAAAAGGCAAAGGCGGCTATTTCCATTGGCATTCGGAACATTATCCGCACCCGCAAGATCCCCATCAGGACTCGTTACACCGCACTTTGCTTTGGATGTTTTACTTAAACGATGTCGAGGAAGGCGGCGAAACCGAATTTTACTTTCAAAAAATTCGCTCCAAACCCAAACAAGGCTCGCTACTGATCGCGCCCGCTGGCTTTACCCACACCCACCGCGGACAAAAGCCAATTTCCGACGATAAATATATTTTCACCAGCTGGGTCTTGTATCAAAGAGCGCAAGATATGTACCAACAAGCACCGCAAGGATAA
- a CDS encoding S8 family serine peptidase, with product MKLSMKSGLVPAAVAVAMGLSLSVQAEDVSDRLIIKYKQHVNLKNKSGFNAMNSMAARTAESMQHRRFMHNGAQVVKLNRKQNRKQLARLMAQIAADPDVAFVEIDAIKKPFATANDEFYNLQWHYHEATGGINLEDAWDQATGAGVNVAVLDTGYRPHVDLAANIIGGYDMINDTFVANDGNGRDSDALDPGDWVTFNECGGFNSAQDSSWHGTHVAGTVAAVTNNNIGVAGVAYNSKVVPVRVLGKCGGYTSDIVDGIVWASGGSVSGVPGNPNPAKVINMSLGGSGACSQSEIDAINTAKANGAVVVVAAGNSNANSSNYSPGNCPGVINVAATGRQGERASYSNYGSNIDVAAPGGNGNDGIASTLNDGAQGPGSDIYVYYQGTSMAAPHVAGVAALMFEANPNATPDEIEQALKDSARAFPSGSSCNTSNCGDGIVDAAAAIAEIDGGTPPTNQAPNASFTFSCADLSCSFDGSGSNDPDGSIASYAWSFGGSGATTNHTFGSAGTYAVTLTLTDNDGATDNATQQVTVTDGGTGPAPIDLYFDGFTRKGFLKVRWSGANGSRVDIYRDGTKIKTTRNDGKWNDKNVTAGVTYTYQICERNSTTVCSDEESVTP from the coding sequence ATGAAGTTATCTATGAAAAGCGGCCTAGTGCCTGCGGCTGTTGCTGTGGCTATGGGTTTAAGTTTATCCGTCCAAGCTGAAGACGTTTCTGATCGTTTGATCATTAAATATAAACAACACGTTAATCTAAAAAATAAATCTGGTTTTAATGCCATGAACAGTATGGCTGCGCGCACCGCAGAGTCGATGCAGCATCGCCGTTTTATGCACAATGGTGCACAAGTAGTAAAGCTTAATCGTAAGCAAAATCGCAAGCAATTAGCACGTTTGATGGCACAAATTGCCGCCGATCCGGATGTGGCTTTCGTAGAAATTGATGCGATTAAAAAGCCTTTCGCAACGGCTAATGACGAATTTTATAATCTGCAGTGGCACTATCATGAAGCTACTGGCGGTATTAACCTTGAAGACGCTTGGGATCAAGCTACGGGTGCTGGGGTGAATGTAGCGGTCTTGGATACGGGTTATCGTCCCCACGTTGACTTAGCGGCCAATATTATTGGTGGCTATGACATGATCAACGATACCTTTGTTGCTAATGATGGCAACGGTCGTGATTCAGACGCGCTCGATCCAGGTGATTGGGTTACTTTTAATGAGTGTGGTGGCTTTAACTCAGCGCAAGACTCAAGCTGGCACGGTACCCACGTTGCCGGTACGGTTGCTGCGGTAACCAACAATAATATTGGGGTTGCTGGCGTTGCTTATAATTCTAAGGTAGTACCGGTACGCGTCTTAGGTAAGTGTGGTGGCTATACTTCGGATATTGTGGATGGCATCGTGTGGGCATCTGGCGGTAGCGTTTCGGGCGTGCCGGGAAATCCTAATCCTGCCAAAGTTATCAATATGAGTCTTGGCGGCTCTGGCGCTTGTTCGCAGTCGGAAATCGATGCGATTAATACCGCTAAAGCCAATGGTGCTGTGGTGGTGGTTGCTGCGGGTAATAGCAATGCCAATTCTTCAAATTACAGCCCAGGCAACTGTCCAGGCGTTATTAACGTGGCGGCAACCGGTCGTCAAGGCGAGCGCGCTTCTTACTCAAACTACGGCTCCAATATTGATGTTGCAGCGCCAGGCGGCAATGGCAATGATGGCATTGCTTCAACCTTGAATGATGGTGCTCAAGGTCCGGGTAGTGATATTTATGTGTATTACCAAGGAACTTCGATGGCAGCGCCGCATGTGGCGGGTGTTGCGGCTTTGATGTTTGAGGCGAACCCAAATGCGACACCGGATGAAATCGAGCAGGCGTTAAAAGATTCTGCACGAGCCTTCCCATCTGGCTCTAGCTGTAATACCTCTAACTGTGGTGATGGTATTGTGGATGCGGCTGCAGCAATCGCTGAAATCGATGGCGGCACGCCACCCACCAACCAAGCGCCTAACGCGAGCTTTACCTTTAGCTGTGCCGATTTAAGCTGTAGTTTCGACGGCTCTGGTTCCAATGATCCGGACGGTTCCATTGCAAGCTATGCTTGGTCATTCGGTGGCTCTGGTGCAACCACTAATCATACCTTTGGTAGCGCCGGTACCTATGCGGTCACGCTAACCCTAACCGATAATGACGGTGCGACAGATAATGCTACTCAGCAAGTCACAGTAACTGATGGCGGAACCGGCCCAGCGCCAATCGATTTATACTTCGACGGCTTTACTCGCAAAGGCTTCTTAAAAGTTCGTTGGTCTGGAGCAAATGGCTCGCGTGTCGATATTTATCGCGATGGCACTAAGATCAAAACTACTCGTAACGATGGTAAGTGGAACGATAAGAATGTTACTGCTGGCGTAACTTATACTTATCAAATTTGCGAACGTAACTCGACTACCGTTTGTTCGGATGAGGAAAGTGTAACGCCTTAA
- the uvrD gene encoding DNA helicase II, giving the protein MDASSILESLNEPQTEAVTAPNKALLVLAGAGSGKTRVLVHRIAWLVKVEGVSPNGILAVTFTNKAAHEMRGRVEDMLAMPARGMWIGTFHSIAHRLLRAHYKDAGLPEGFQILDSQDQLRVIKRVMKELNLDDNEWPPKQAQWYINAKKDEALRPGDIHHHGDFFVSTMIKVYYAYEEACKTAGLVDFNELLLRAYELWSKNPRLLQHYQERFAHILVDEFQDTNHIQYAWIRMLCSANNRITIVGDDDQSIYGWRGAKIENIRQFEQDFPDCKVSRLEQNYRSTSTILKAANAVIANNNDRLGKNLWTDGNQGEPIAVYAAFNEQEEARFIAARIEDWIGQGNSYNDIAILYRSNAQSRILEESMLYKGIPYRIYGGLRFFERAEVKDTLAYLRLMTNRNDDASFERVVNQPARGLGQKSVDAIRELARSQQVSLWQAAEKMVAENLLTPRAKNALAGFVNLINELDQDTAELELAEQTQIVIEHSGLLEMYGKEKGEKGQARKENLQELVSAAREFDPDEVVPEELPDMEPLTAFLSHASLEAGDTQAEEYQEAVQMMTLHSAKGLEFPLVFITGVEEKLFPHQMSLDEPGGLEEERRLAYVGITRAMQQLYLTYAEKRRLFGRETYPQMSRFIREIPSELLSEVRLNTQVQRPVFTKSSPIRKKSPEGFYLGQLVKHPKFGKGIIINYEGDGPQASVQINFETEGLKKLMVAYAKLEAVT; this is encoded by the coding sequence ATGGATGCCTCAAGCATACTCGAGTCGCTAAACGAGCCACAAACTGAAGCAGTAACCGCGCCCAACAAAGCCTTGCTGGTGTTAGCCGGTGCTGGCTCGGGCAAAACCCGTGTATTAGTACACCGGATTGCTTGGTTGGTTAAGGTCGAGGGCGTCTCACCGAATGGAATTTTGGCGGTGACCTTTACCAATAAAGCGGCGCACGAGATGCGTGGGCGGGTTGAGGATATGCTGGCAATGCCGGCGCGCGGTATGTGGATTGGGACTTTCCACTCGATTGCGCATCGCTTATTACGCGCCCACTATAAAGATGCTGGTTTACCCGAAGGTTTTCAGATCCTCGATTCGCAGGATCAGCTCAGAGTGATCAAGCGGGTGATGAAAGAGCTTAACCTAGACGATAACGAATGGCCGCCAAAACAAGCCCAGTGGTATATCAATGCGAAAAAAGATGAGGCGCTAAGACCGGGTGATATTCATCATCATGGTGATTTTTTTGTTAGCACCATGATCAAGGTGTATTACGCCTACGAAGAAGCCTGTAAAACCGCCGGCCTGGTAGATTTTAATGAGCTGTTGCTGCGTGCTTATGAGCTATGGAGCAAAAATCCGCGCTTGTTACAGCACTACCAAGAACGTTTTGCGCATATTTTGGTGGACGAGTTTCAAGATACCAACCATATCCAATATGCTTGGATCCGGATGCTGTGTAGCGCTAACAATCGTATCACCATAGTCGGCGATGACGACCAGTCGATTTACGGCTGGCGCGGCGCGAAAATCGAAAACATCCGCCAGTTCGAACAAGATTTCCCCGATTGTAAAGTGTCCCGTTTGGAACAGAATTACCGTTCCACCTCGACGATTTTAAAGGCGGCCAACGCCGTGATCGCCAATAACAATGACCGTTTAGGCAAAAACCTTTGGACCGATGGTAACCAAGGGGAGCCGATTGCGGTTTATGCGGCTTTTAATGAACAAGAAGAGGCGCGCTTTATTGCGGCGCGGATTGAAGATTGGATCGGCCAAGGCAACAGTTATAACGACATAGCAATCCTGTATCGCTCCAACGCCCAGTCGCGGATCTTGGAAGAATCGATGCTGTATAAAGGGATCCCTTATCGGATTTATGGCGGCTTGCGCTTTTTCGAGCGCGCCGAGGTTAAGGATACTCTGGCCTATTTGCGGTTAATGACGAACCGTAATGACGATGCCTCTTTTGAGCGGGTGGTGAATCAGCCAGCGCGCGGTCTAGGACAAAAATCGGTTGATGCGATCCGCGAATTGGCGCGAAGTCAGCAAGTGTCTTTGTGGCAGGCTGCGGAAAAAATGGTAGCGGAGAATTTATTAACTCCGCGAGCCAAGAATGCCTTGGCTGGCTTTGTAAATTTGATCAATGAGCTTGATCAAGATACAGCCGAGTTGGAGCTGGCTGAGCAAACTCAGATTGTTATTGAGCATTCTGGCTTGTTAGAAATGTACGGTAAGGAAAAAGGCGAAAAAGGCCAAGCACGCAAAGAAAACTTGCAAGAATTGGTGAGCGCTGCACGTGAGTTTGATCCGGACGAAGTAGTGCCAGAAGAACTGCCTGATATGGAGCCTTTGACCGCCTTTTTATCCCACGCTTCATTGGAAGCTGGCGATACTCAAGCTGAAGAATACCAAGAAGCGGTGCAGATGATGACGCTACACTCGGCTAAGGGTTTAGAGTTTCCGCTAGTCTTTATCACCGGAGTCGAGGAAAAACTATTTCCCCATCAAATGTCGCTTGATGAGCCAGGCGGACTCGAAGAAGAGCGGCGTTTGGCTTACGTCGGCATCACCCGAGCGATGCAGCAGCTGTATCTGACCTATGCGGAAAAGCGGCGTTTATTTGGGCGCGAAACCTATCCGCAAATGTCGCGCTTTATTCGCGAGATCCCTTCGGAATTATTAAGCGAAGTGCGTTTAAACACCCAAGTGCAAAGACCTGTTTTCACCAAATCATCACCCATCCGCAAAAAAAGTCCCGAAGGTTTCTATCTAGGCCAATTGGTTAAACACCCCAAGTTCGGCAAAGGCATCATCATTAACTATGAAGGCGATGGCCCGCAAGCTTCGGTACAAATTAATTTTGAAACCGAAGGGCTAAAAAAGCTGATGGTAGCTTATGCCAAATTGGAAGCCGTTACCTAA
- a CDS encoding 2-keto-4-pentenoate hydratase, with the protein MLIKILIDDHCMKKAAVFLLFFSFISLVSCQSPYTATPPLDPVAKAYQKQQLRVQNQHKTIVGYKAGLTSQVGQAKFGVTQPIAGVLFKEGLSYERQVYLLNDYQRLMLETEIGFILKTDLPQFVIFPPDIRGFFDQAVAVIELPNLDFPNLSKVTGIDLITTNVASNHFLIGKPKPLNPSTINSITTELTRNGQTVIKGKATDAMGDQLVALRWLMMRLQSAGYSLKKGDILITGVLGKMIPAERGQYDADFSELGQLSFSIQ; encoded by the coding sequence ATGCTTATTAAAATTTTGATTGATGACCATTGTATGAAAAAAGCGGCTGTATTTTTACTCTTTTTCAGTTTTATTTCGCTAGTTAGCTGCCAATCACCCTATACAGCCACACCGCCACTTGATCCGGTAGCTAAAGCTTATCAAAAACAGCAGTTGCGAGTACAAAATCAGCATAAAACTATCGTTGGCTATAAAGCAGGGCTCACCAGTCAGGTAGGTCAAGCCAAGTTTGGGGTTACGCAACCCATAGCCGGCGTCTTATTTAAAGAAGGGCTGTCTTATGAGCGTCAAGTCTATCTATTGAACGACTACCAGCGCTTGATGTTGGAAACGGAAATTGGCTTTATCCTCAAAACCGATCTGCCTCAATTTGTGATTTTTCCACCGGATATTCGCGGCTTTTTCGACCAGGCCGTTGCAGTGATTGAACTACCAAACCTAGATTTCCCCAATCTGAGCAAGGTCACTGGGATCGATTTGATAACCACCAATGTTGCATCTAATCACTTCTTGATTGGCAAGCCCAAACCTTTAAACCCAAGCACCATCAATTCCATCACCACGGAACTGACTCGTAATGGGCAAACGGTAATAAAAGGTAAGGCGACCGATGCTATGGGCGATCAATTGGTAGCGCTTCGCTGGTTAATGATGAGACTACAAAGTGCTGGCTACTCGCTCAAAAAAGGCGATATTTTAATTACCGGCGTTTTAGGCAAGATGATCCCTGCCGAACGCGGTCAATACGATGCGGACTTTAGCGAACTGGGTCAGTTAAGTTTTTCTATTCAATAG
- a CDS encoding D-2-hydroxyacid dehydrogenase yields the protein MKAVLLDADTLGDWQDPASSGGVDLSPVSQLFDQFEIYGQTEPSQVLARCADCEVIITNKVVLDRALLEQLPNLQVIQLTATGMNNLDLNACQDLNIQALNVEDYSTYTVAQLTLQFMLNFATRTIEHDRLTKSGAWQASRIFTLTNYPTIELANKNLVIIGQGNIGKKVAQLAQAFGMKVSFAQLPNRPVRTNQEPLMDAVQKADFISLHCPLSPETQQLVDSEFLQQMKLSAYLINTARGPIINETDLAKALQNKMIAGAALDVLSQEPPTADNPLLNKPLNNLVLTPHIAWASQEAKVRLIDKMATNLTDYLSNNNLPNRR from the coding sequence ATGAAAGCGGTTTTACTCGATGCCGATACGCTTGGCGATTGGCAAGATCCAGCCAGCAGCGGCGGCGTTGATTTATCACCAGTGAGTCAGCTGTTCGACCAATTTGAAATTTATGGTCAAACCGAGCCGAGCCAAGTCTTGGCGCGTTGTGCTGATTGTGAGGTGATTATCACCAATAAAGTCGTACTCGATCGGGCTCTGCTTGAGCAGCTACCGAACCTACAGGTGATTCAATTAACTGCTACTGGCATGAATAATTTGGATCTAAACGCCTGCCAAGATCTAAATATCCAAGCCTTAAACGTCGAAGACTATTCAACCTATACGGTGGCGCAACTGACCCTACAATTTATGCTGAATTTTGCCACCCGTACCATTGAGCATGATCGGCTGACCAAGTCAGGCGCTTGGCAAGCTAGCCGAATTTTTACCCTAACCAATTACCCCACCATCGAGTTAGCGAATAAAAACCTAGTGATTATTGGGCAGGGTAATATTGGTAAAAAAGTGGCACAACTGGCGCAAGCCTTTGGTATGAAGGTAAGTTTTGCGCAGCTGCCTAATCGCCCCGTTAGGACTAATCAGGAACCACTGATGGACGCAGTACAAAAAGCCGATTTTATTAGCCTACACTGCCCTTTATCGCCAGAGACTCAACAGCTCGTCGATAGTGAGTTTTTGCAACAGATGAAACTCAGCGCCTACTTAATCAATACCGCCCGCGGGCCCATTATTAATGAAACGGATCTGGCCAAAGCTTTGCAAAATAAGATGATTGCAGGGGCAGCGCTGGATGTCTTATCGCAAGAACCACCGACCGCTGACAATCCGTTGCTGAACAAGCCACTGAACAATCTAGTGCTCACTCCACATATCGCTTGGGCGAGTCAGGAAGCCAAAGTGCGCTTAATTGATAAAATGGCTACGAACTTAACTGACTATTTATCCAATAACAACTTGCCTAATCGCCGCTAG
- a CDS encoding HAD-IA family hydrolase — protein MTDIKSIAWDQIKIISFDLDDTLWDNRGVIETCQQALFDYLSEQHPPIKERFSIDAMESIAQQLQLSNQNFDNMTLLRKAVIKQMLIDTDGDLALINPAFAIFYHWRNQIQVPKISRQVLQTLTKKYTLVATSNGNSNLHQVGLAKYFDQHLIAGIHGQAKPSPEMLNYLVAHYQINTNQLVHIGDSFETDILSAKAAKVPHLELNFEQIGVLHSI, from the coding sequence GTGACCGACATCAAGTCCATAGCTTGGGATCAAATTAAAATCATCAGTTTTGATCTGGACGATACGCTTTGGGACAATCGCGGCGTTATAGAAACCTGCCAACAGGCTTTGTTCGATTATTTATCTGAGCAGCACCCACCAATTAAAGAGCGCTTTTCTATTGATGCGATGGAATCTATCGCGCAGCAACTGCAACTATCGAACCAAAACTTCGATAATATGACCTTATTGCGTAAAGCAGTGATCAAACAAATGCTAATAGACACTGACGGTGATTTGGCCTTAATTAATCCGGCTTTTGCAATTTTTTATCATTGGCGCAATCAAATTCAAGTACCGAAAATTAGCCGGCAGGTTTTGCAAACACTGACAAAAAAATACACCCTAGTGGCAACTTCAAACGGTAATTCAAATTTGCATCAAGTCGGTCTAGCGAAATATTTTGATCAACATTTGATCGCCGGAATTCATGGGCAGGCTAAACCTTCGCCAGAAATGCTCAATTATCTAGTCGCTCATTACCAAATTAATACCAATCAGTTAGTGCATATTGGCGATAGTTTTGAAACAGATATTTTAAGCGCCAAAGCGGCTAAGGTGCCGCATTTGGAACTTAACTTTGAGCAAATCGGCGTCTTACACTCGATTTGA
- the xerC gene encoding tyrosine recombinase XerC, with protein MQQHIKAYLDYLSHQKLYSEHTVSSYQRCLNRFQDYCQRYQLDNYSMILGQQIRMFVAEQNRQGKSATSIAQSLSAVRQFFDYLVAHKLAKSNPAKGIRAPKKPKRLPKNIDVDSLTQFLDRIPTDEPLQQRDKAIMELFYSSGIRLSELVGIDLPDMDLANQELRVLGKGNKQRQVPIGTAAIEAIKVWLKARSLLLKDPQELALFLNKNGKRLSQRGIQMRLTHWGKVLGLNDKLHPHKLRHSCATHVLESSSDLRAVQELLGHVSIATTQVYTHLDFQHLAKTYDAAHPRAHKKATAKKQNPESLKATKEKNKK; from the coding sequence ATGCAACAACACATAAAGGCTTATCTCGATTACCTAAGTCATCAAAAGTTGTATTCAGAGCATACCGTTAGCAGCTATCAACGCTGTTTAAATAGATTTCAAGACTACTGTCAGCGCTATCAGCTGGACAATTATTCGATGATATTAGGGCAGCAGATCCGAATGTTTGTTGCCGAGCAAAATCGTCAAGGAAAATCCGCCACCAGTATTGCCCAGTCATTAAGTGCAGTGCGTCAATTTTTTGATTACTTGGTCGCGCACAAATTGGCTAAGTCGAACCCTGCTAAGGGTATTCGTGCGCCAAAAAAGCCGAAACGGTTGCCCAAAAATATTGACGTTGACTCCTTAACTCAGTTTTTAGATCGAATACCCACAGACGAGCCGTTACAACAGCGGGATAAAGCGATCATGGAGTTGTTTTACAGTTCGGGCATTCGGTTGAGTGAGTTAGTGGGGATCGATCTGCCGGATATGGATCTGGCCAACCAAGAACTGCGAGTATTGGGTAAAGGTAATAAGCAGCGGCAAGTGCCGATTGGAACTGCTGCTATTGAGGCGATTAAGGTTTGGCTCAAGGCACGCAGCTTGTTGCTCAAAGATCCGCAAGAATTGGCCTTATTTTTAAATAAAAATGGCAAGCGCCTATCGCAACGCGGAATACAAATGCGCTTAACCCACTGGGGTAAAGTATTAGGTCTGAATGACAAGCTGCATCCACACAAGCTACGCCATTCTTGCGCGACTCATGTTCTAGAGTCTTCCAGTGATTTGCGTGCGGTACAAGAATTATTAGGCCATGTCAGTATCGCCACCACCCAAGTGTACACCCATTTAGACTTTCAACATTTAGCTAAAACTTACGATGCGGCGCACCCGCGAGCCCATAAGAAAGCAACTGCCAAGAAGCAGAATCCTGAATCCTTAAAAGCTACTAAAGAGAAAAACAAAAAGTGA
- a CDS encoding DUF484 family protein: MNSKLRQPRNGIIEEKIVEYLKQNPDFFHDHDELLHSMRLHHNVYGSVSLVEKQILNLRERQQKLNAQLEVMLKTATENSQLLLKATGLTVALIEARSEQELVDNLLAQLNDKFAIDTSRIWLFDPSGTLNHVNYGDLYTIQQLTEQKFITEEPVCGRVTDSTAQLFDGDRNIQSYALIPLGEGAELGVLVLGSKDANLFTADMGTLFLRLIGDVTQSCLGKYYS, encoded by the coding sequence ATGAATTCAAAACTACGACAGCCGCGTAACGGCATCATTGAAGAAAAGATCGTTGAATATTTAAAACAAAATCCTGATTTTTTTCATGACCATGATGAATTGCTGCACAGTATGCGTTTGCATCATAATGTTTATGGTTCTGTATCATTGGTTGAAAAGCAAATTTTGAACTTGCGAGAGCGCCAACAAAAATTAAACGCGCAGCTAGAAGTCATGCTTAAAACCGCGACTGAAAATAGCCAATTGTTATTAAAAGCCACTGGCTTAACGGTGGCTTTAATTGAAGCTCGCTCGGAGCAAGAATTGGTGGATAATTTATTAGCGCAACTTAACGATAAATTCGCTATTGATACTAGTCGTATTTGGTTGTTTGATCCCAGTGGTACTTTAAATCATGTTAACTATGGTGATCTTTACACCATTCAGCAATTAACGGAACAAAAATTTATTACTGAAGAGCCAGTGTGTGGTCGCGTTACAGATAGTACCGCGCAACTTTTTGATGGCGATAGAAATATTCAGTCTTACGCGCTTATTCCGCTAGGTGAAGGAGCAGAGCTGGGCGTGCTGGTATTGGGTAGTAAGGATGCTAATTTATTTACTGCCGACATGGGGACTTTATTTTTACGCTTGATTGGTGATGTAACCCAATCCTGTTTGGGTAAATATTACAGTTAA